One Abyssisolibacter fermentans DNA window includes the following coding sequences:
- a CDS encoding dTMP kinase, whose translation MSGLMIAVEGIDGSGKSSFITNMSMRLDKCGFKTIILSEASFKPIKQIIDNLIKGQNQLSYNAYVHLYLSLAEYVILQPQIDNYLSRNYIIFFDRYIYSTIVYSAALGIEFDWVEKFKNTVKKPDVVLLCEQTPEKAWKSKKGKIESIEKGFCYNNNTDKENFIKFQSSVASYYNRIKIYDSVQWKKLNCYCNNSVDKIQQFIVEQFN comes from the coding sequence ATGTCAGGATTAATGATAGCGGTTGAAGGAATAGATGGTTCTGGGAAAAGTAGTTTTATTACAAATATGTCAATGAGATTAGATAAATGTGGTTTTAAAACGATAATATTATCAGAAGCATCTTTTAAACCAATTAAACAAATTATTGACAATTTGATAAAAGGACAAAATCAGTTATCTTATAATGCATATGTACATTTATATTTATCTTTGGCTGAATATGTTATATTACAACCTCAGATAGATAATTATCTGTCTCGAAATTATATTATTTTTTTTGATCGATATATTTACTCTACAATAGTGTATAGTGCTGCCTTAGGAATTGAATTTGATTGGGTTGAAAAATTCAAGAATACAGTTAAGAAACCTGATGTAGTACTTTTATGTGAACAAACGCCCGAAAAAGCATGGAAAAGTAAAAAAGGAAAAATAGAAAGCATTGAAAAAGGTTTTTGTTACAATAATAATACTGATAAGGAAAATTTTATTAAATTTCAATCTTCGGTAGCAAGTTACTACAATAGAATAAAGATTTATGATAGTGTACAATGGAAAAAGTTAAATTGTTATTGCAATAATTCTGTTGATAAGATACAACAATTTATAGTAGAACAATTTAATTAA
- a CDS encoding pyruvate kinase, protein MIDIVPTTYYQNTEHYRECLKCYGDTNTKLLRINCTRVLVENYIKEIINLRKVYYEINHYYPQILLDLPIPKEKPRLEFKLPIQKERIAKVSGDDCDFFKIYKGEKIIITKEWISQPEILQFKVSGSQFINHTKKGEIVTVGENSARFKVDEKSNEQLYLTATIPGIIPYKKAVYSKSCFNFDSNTYDDYIPLVQMIKPKVIALSFVECGQDIIDFKLRYKIPENTLIMAKLESIKALKEIQSIVNQSDCIMIARGDLLNSTGEYEFGYYIDKFIDAIHNQKPVYIATGFFQSININSMYPSRSDLIDMYYYLKQKIAGVVLTYDSSQNTIYNRCVDLIRNIKTQE, encoded by the coding sequence ATGATAGATATCGTTCCCACAACATATTATCAAAATACAGAACACTATAGAGAATGCCTAAAATGTTATGGTGATACTAATACAAAGTTATTACGTATAAATTGTACACGAGTTTTAGTTGAGAATTATATCAAAGAAATCATTAATTTGAGAAAAGTGTATTACGAAATTAATCATTACTACCCACAGATTTTATTAGATTTACCAATTCCAAAAGAAAAACCAAGATTAGAATTTAAACTTCCTATTCAAAAAGAGCGTATAGCAAAAGTAAGCGGTGACGATTGTGATTTTTTTAAAATTTATAAGGGAGAAAAAATCATAATAACAAAAGAATGGATTAGTCAACCAGAAATATTACAATTTAAAGTTTCTGGATCTCAATTTATTAATCATACAAAGAAAGGTGAAATTGTTACAGTTGGCGAAAATAGTGCTAGATTTAAAGTAGATGAAAAATCTAATGAACAATTGTATTTAACAGCAACTATTCCTGGAATTATACCATATAAAAAAGCGGTGTATTCTAAGTCATGCTTTAATTTTGATAGTAATACATATGATGATTATATTCCATTGGTTCAAATGATAAAACCAAAAGTTATCGCATTATCCTTTGTTGAGTGTGGACAAGATATAATTGATTTTAAGTTAAGGTACAAAATACCAGAAAACACACTAATCATGGCCAAACTTGAATCAATAAAGGCATTAAAAGAAATTCAGTCAATTGTAAATCAAAGTGATTGTATTATGATTGCACGTGGGGACTTGTTAAATAGTACAGGAGAATATGAGTTTGGATACTATATTGACAAATTTATAGATGCAATTCATAATCAAAAGCCAGTTTATATAGCTACTGGATTTTTCCAATCTATTAATATTAATTCTATGTATCCTAGTAGGTCTGATTTGATAGATATGTATTATTATTTAAAGCAGAAAATTGCAGGAGTTGTTCTTACATATGATTCTTCACAGAATACTATATATAATCGATGTGTTGATTTAATTAGGAATATAAAAACTCAAGAATAG
- a CDS encoding deoxynucleoside kinase, with product MIKHNGCLIAIEGISGVGKTTFAKILSEKFIKKNINVAVLGGFNICQRSSDITRFCRELVEKKRFFDYPLLSEIHLLMSEIIMDIEKNVKPLLNQGAVVLYDNYIYSILAVEIARIRQTCCIKKSNTYIEYLKNTINNYINISNMPRPDCTIYLTCTIDQIVERLKKRDKCNVTEEQKQLLRMIAIEYNCILDLNKTIIVESNGKIEQEINSSYQKVMEIF from the coding sequence ATGATAAAGCATAACGGATGTTTAATTGCAATTGAAGGTATTAGTGGTGTAGGAAAAACAACTTTTGCTAAGATTCTCAGTGAAAAATTTATAAAAAAGAATATTAATGTTGCAGTATTAGGTGGGTTTAATATATGTCAAAGGAGTAGTGATATTACACGTTTTTGTCGTGAATTAGTTGAAAAAAAACGCTTTTTTGACTATCCATTATTGTCTGAAATTCATTTATTAATGTCAGAAATAATAATGGATATTGAAAAAAATGTTAAACCTTTATTAAATCAAGGTGCAGTGGTTTTATATGATAATTACATATACTCAATATTAGCTGTTGAGATTGCTAGAATACGTCAAACTTGCTGCATTAAGAAAAGCAATACATATATAGAATACCTAAAAAATACAATTAATAATTATATAAATATTTCTAATATGCCAAGGCCGGATTGCACAATATATTTAACTTGTACAATTGATCAAATTGTTGAACGTCTAAAGAAAAGAGATAAATGTAATGTGACAGAGGAACAAAAACAATTATTACGGATGATTGCAATTGAATATAATTGTATACTAGATTTAAATAAAACAATCATTGTAGAATCAAATGGTAAAATTGAACAAGAAATTAACTCTTCTTATCAAAAAGTCATGGAAATTTTTTAG
- a CDS encoding nucleoside 2-deoxyribosyltransferase: protein MLKQVYIAGPLFTQGDRWFLEKIDNELDSRGLTTYLPHRDAGLCPSDGHETEFFYINDVKAIDECEFIVAVLHGTDVDSGTAWEMGYGFAREKPIIAIGEDIRIAGEITNVNLMLSNSSQVCFTFEEFLQKLDEFLKLKRKSYDKA, encoded by the coding sequence TTGTTGAAACAAGTATATATAGCTGGTCCATTGTTTACGCAAGGAGATAGATGGTTTTTAGAAAAAATAGACAATGAACTAGATAGTAGAGGATTGACAACATATTTGCCACATCGTGATGCAGGGTTATGCCCTTCAGATGGACATGAAACGGAATTTTTTTATATTAATGATGTTAAGGCTATTGATGAATGTGAGTTTATTGTTGCTGTATTACATGGAACAGATGTTGATTCAGGAACCGCATGGGAAATGGGATATGGTTTTGCTAGGGAAAAACCAATTATTGCAATAGGTGAAGATATTAGAATTGCAGGAGAGATAACTAATGTGAATTTAATGCTAAGTAATTCTTCACAAGTATGTTTTACATTTGAAGAATTTCTACAAAAATTAGATGAGTTTTTGAAATTAAAAAGGAAAAGTTATGATAAAGCATAA
- a CDS encoding QueT transporter family protein: protein MKEKVKFLVISAMIAAMYTSLTLILQPISYGFMQIRVSEVLTVMPFFTLAAIPGLTIGCLISNIVGGNGILDIIFGTLATFIAALLSSKMKKIYLVPLPPVLINAVIIGIMISYLLNINVGLTMVWIGLGQLIACYGLGYPFMKMLTKYKFINKLDV from the coding sequence ATGAAAGAAAAAGTTAAATTTTTAGTTATATCTGCTATGATTGCTGCCATGTACACATCATTAACACTAATATTACAGCCTATTAGTTATGGTTTTATGCAAATAAGAGTATCCGAAGTATTAACAGTTATGCCATTTTTCACTCTAGCAGCAATACCAGGATTAACAATAGGTTGCTTGATCTCTAATATTGTTGGCGGTAATGGAATATTAGATATAATATTTGGTACATTAGCAACATTCATCGCCGCACTTTTGTCATCTAAAATGAAAAAAATATATTTGGTACCACTACCACCTGTATTAATTAATGCAGTTATAATAGGTATAATGATAAGCTATTTATTAAATATTAATGTTGGATTAACGATGGTGTGGATAGGATTAGGTCAGTTAATAGCTTGTTATGGCCTAGGTTATCCTTTTATGAAAATGCTTACAAAATATAAATTTATAAATAAGTTAGATGTTTAA